In Cloacibacterium caeni, a single window of DNA contains:
- the epsC gene encoding serine O-acetyltransferase EpsC, producing the protein MENFLKHLQDGYSNRKYDLDKKKIETFIDDFFRFVFFLELQRCASEDEIAKRLQQFKIDFIKILYSVFDDKEKATACGEYFFTKFPEIYKTLEKDAAFALENDPAATSVEEVTFSYPGFYAIAIYRLAHELQLEKIPLIPRIWTELAHSKTGIDIHPGATIGSPFFIDHGTGIVIGETSEIGNGVKIYQGVTLGALSVSKEIANTKRHPTIENGVVIYANATILGGETVIGENSIIGGNVWITDSLPKNSVVFHKGQVTVRNKFPGDEPINYFI; encoded by the coding sequence ATGGAAAATTTTTTGAAGCATTTACAAGACGGATATTCTAACAGAAAATATGATTTAGATAAAAAGAAAATTGAAACCTTTATCGATGATTTTTTTAGATTCGTGTTTTTTCTAGAACTTCAAAGATGTGCTTCAGAAGATGAAATCGCCAAGCGTTTACAGCAATTTAAAATAGATTTTATCAAGATTCTTTATTCTGTTTTTGATGACAAAGAAAAAGCCACAGCATGTGGAGAGTATTTTTTCACCAAATTCCCAGAAATTTATAAAACTTTAGAAAAAGACGCTGCTTTTGCCTTAGAAAATGACCCTGCTGCAACCTCTGTAGAAGAAGTCACTTTTTCTTATCCCGGTTTTTATGCGATTGCAATTTACAGATTGGCACACGAATTACAATTGGAAAAAATTCCGTTGATTCCTAGAATCTGGACAGAGTTAGCGCACAGCAAAACAGGAATAGACATTCATCCTGGTGCTACCATTGGTTCGCCATTCTTCATCGATCATGGTACGGGAATTGTAATAGGTGAAACCTCAGAAATTGGAAATGGTGTCAAAATTTATCAAGGAGTCACCTTGGGAGCGCTTTCTGTTTCAAAAGAAATTGCCAATACCAAAAGACATCCTACCATAGAAAACGGTGTAGTTATTTATGCGAATGCTACCATTTTAGGAGGAGAAACCGTGATTGGAGAGAACAGCATCATCGGTGGAAACGTTTGGATTACAGACAGCCTACCGAAAAATTCGGTAGTTTTTCACAAAGGTCAAGTGACGGTGAGAAATAAATTTCCGGGAGATGAACCGATAAATTATTTTATATAA
- a CDS encoding DUF4136 domain-containing protein — MKKYFFLLLASAALFVTSCSPFNVRTDYAETANFSSYKTYQFRVDDLKLNDLDKDRVLNEVAKNLQMKGLSASQTPDLVVNLKASHKKVEDTRIEPSFGMYGWGRPFGWGVGMSRAWTSDYNRGSLIIDIVDAKTGKLVWQGVGSGINVDSPKSKQKQIPAIVAEIMANYPPVKK, encoded by the coding sequence ATGAAGAAATATTTTTTCCTTTTGTTGGCTTCAGCAGCACTTTTTGTTACGTCTTGTTCACCATTTAATGTGAGAACAGATTACGCTGAAACTGCCAATTTTAGTTCTTATAAAACATATCAGTTTAGAGTAGATGATTTAAAACTGAATGATTTAGACAAAGACCGTGTTTTAAACGAAGTAGCTAAAAACCTACAAATGAAAGGTTTATCAGCATCTCAAACTCCCGATTTAGTTGTAAACCTGAAAGCTTCTCATAAAAAAGTAGAAGATACGAGAATTGAACCTAGTTTCGGAATGTATGGTTGGGGAAGACCTTTTGGTTGGGGAGTTGGAATGAGCAGAGCTTGGACTAGCGATTACAACAGAGGAAGTTTGATTATTGACATCGTAGATGCTAAAACTGGAAAATTAGTTTGGCAAGGTGTAGGAAGCGGAATCAATGTAGATTCTCCTAAATCTAAGCAAAAACAAATTCCAGCCATTGTAGCAGAAATTATGGCCAACTATCCGCCTGTGAAAAAGTAA
- the pafA gene encoding alkaline phosphatase PafA, producing MLKKITILAIAILSVGSGYAQKSDANKHVKPSQEAIQKPKLVVGIVVDQMRWDFLYKYQAKYGNGGFKRLLNEGYSFNNVMIDYIPTVTALGHTSIYTGSVPSIHGIAGNDWTDKETGKNVYCTTDETVNAVGTEAKKIGQHSPRNLWSTTITDQLGIATNFRSKVVGVSLKDRASILPAGHNPTAAFWFDETTGNFITSDYYLKELPQWLNEFNKEENGKKLVANGWKTLLPISEYFESTEDNVSWESLLGSAKTPTFPYENLAKDYDAKKGVIRTTPFGNSLTLKMAEASINGYGMGEDQITDFLTINIASTDYVGHAFGPNSIEIEDTYLRLDQDLEAFFQQLDKKVGKGNYLVFLSADHGAAHSEGYMQANKMATGFFGEGLEKTLNDELEKKYAGSKLILGIDNYQVYLNQNVIKEKGLETDEVKKTILGLLNKDKRVLYAVDLEEVAETAIPEPIKTRIINGYNWQRSGDIQIITHDSMLPTYAKKGTTHSVWNSYDAHIPLIFMGWKVKNGQSAKPYHMTDIAPTLAQMLKVENPSGNIGNPITEVLEK from the coding sequence ATGTTAAAAAAAATTACAATACTTGCCATTGCAATTTTATCTGTTGGAAGTGGCTATGCGCAAAAATCTGATGCGAATAAGCATGTAAAACCTTCACAAGAAGCTATACAAAAACCTAAATTAGTAGTAGGAATTGTAGTTGACCAGATGCGTTGGGATTTCTTATATAAATATCAAGCAAAATACGGAAACGGTGGTTTCAAAAGATTATTAAATGAAGGCTACAGTTTTAATAATGTGATGATTGATTATATTCCTACGGTTACTGCATTAGGTCATACTTCTATTTATACAGGTTCTGTTCCATCGATTCATGGAATTGCTGGAAACGACTGGACCGATAAAGAAACTGGCAAAAATGTTTACTGTACCACAGATGAAACGGTAAATGCTGTAGGAACAGAAGCTAAAAAAATAGGTCAGCATTCTCCTAGAAATCTTTGGAGTACTACCATTACAGACCAGTTAGGAATTGCGACCAATTTCCGTTCAAAAGTAGTTGGTGTTTCTTTGAAAGATAGAGCTTCTATTTTACCAGCAGGTCATAATCCTACTGCGGCTTTTTGGTTTGATGAAACTACAGGGAATTTCATTACTTCTGATTATTATTTGAAAGAATTACCACAGTGGTTGAATGAATTTAACAAAGAAGAAAACGGTAAAAAACTAGTTGCAAATGGCTGGAAAACATTACTTCCTATTTCAGAATATTTCGAAAGTACAGAGGATAATGTATCTTGGGAAAGCCTTTTAGGAAGTGCTAAAACGCCTACTTTTCCTTATGAAAATTTAGCAAAAGATTACGATGCTAAAAAAGGAGTGATTAGAACAACGCCTTTTGGGAATTCTTTAACCCTTAAAATGGCAGAAGCTTCTATCAATGGTTACGGAATGGGTGAAGACCAAATTACAGATTTCTTAACGATTAATATTGCTTCTACAGATTATGTAGGTCATGCTTTTGGTCCAAATTCTATAGAAATAGAAGATACTTATTTAAGATTAGATCAAGATTTAGAAGCGTTTTTCCAGCAATTAGATAAAAAAGTAGGAAAAGGAAACTATTTGGTATTCTTGTCTGCAGATCACGGTGCTGCGCATTCAGAAGGTTATATGCAAGCCAATAAAATGGCAACAGGTTTCTTTGGCGAAGGTTTAGAAAAAACACTTAATGATGAACTTGAAAAAAAATATGCTGGGAGTAAATTGATTTTAGGAATTGATAATTACCAAGTTTATCTTAACCAAAATGTCATCAAGGAAAAAGGATTAGAAACAGATGAGGTAAAGAAAACGATTCTTGGTTTGCTGAATAAAGATAAAAGAGTTTTGTACGCAGTAGATTTAGAAGAAGTAGCAGAAACAGCAATTCCTGAACCGATTAAAACCAGAATTATCAATGGTTACAACTGGCAAAGAAGTGGTGATATTCAAATTATTACACATGACAGCATGTTGCCAACTTATGCTAAAAAAGGAACTACTCACAGTGTTTGGAATTCATACGACGCTCACATTCCATTAATTTTCATGGGTTGGAAAGTTAAAAACGGACAAAGTGCAAAACCATATCACATGACTGATATTGCACCAACTCTAGCTCAAATGCTGAAAGTTGAAAATCCAAGTGGAAACATAGGAAATCCTATTACAGAAGTTTTAGAGAAATAA
- a CDS encoding DUF5522 domain-containing protein has product MKFDKELVEGEDFYYNELGYKVFTERYHLKRGYCCKSGCKHCPYGYDKKTDSFKKIEKKPHKS; this is encoded by the coding sequence ATGAAATTTGATAAAGAATTAGTAGAAGGCGAAGATTTTTATTATAATGAATTAGGCTACAAAGTTTTCACCGAAAGATACCACTTAAAACGCGGTTATTGCTGTAAAAGTGGTTGTAAACATTGCCCTTATGGTTATGATAAAAAGACTGATTCTTTTAAAAAAATTGAGAAAAAACCACATAAATCATAA
- the hemL gene encoding glutamate-1-semialdehyde 2,1-aminomutase — MLYQRSSALFEEAYKYIPGGVNSPVRAFKSVGGVPIFMKSAKGAYLTDADDRTYVDYINSWGPAIVGHAHDEVVEAVKLQAEKGFSFGAPTELETEIAKFIIENVPNIDQIRMVSSGTEACMSAIRLARGYTGREKIIKFEGCYHGHSDSFLIKAGSGAATFGNPNSPGVTSGTAKDTLLAKYNDIEQVEDLFRHNQGEIAAIIVEPVAGNMGCVLPENNFLQNLRKVCDENGALLIFDEVMTGFRLAFGGAQEVFNVKADIVTYGKVIGGGMPVGAFAARNEIMNKLSPRGDVYQAGTLSGNPLAMRAGLTTLQLIKNNPNFYEKLNKTTETLDFEIGKILNAKGIAHKINRKGSMMSIFFHTNRVSNFEEAADSNHSLFNNFFHQLLAQGIYLPPSGYETWFISDSINETEIDKTLEAVRNFDYSDKVED, encoded by the coding sequence ATGTTATATCAAAGAAGTTCGGCTTTATTTGAAGAGGCGTACAAATATATTCCAGGAGGTGTTAATTCGCCAGTTCGTGCTTTCAAATCTGTAGGAGGAGTTCCTATTTTTATGAAATCTGCGAAAGGTGCCTATTTAACAGATGCAGATGACAGAACGTATGTAGATTACATCAATTCTTGGGGACCCGCAATTGTAGGTCACGCTCATGATGAGGTAGTAGAAGCGGTAAAATTACAAGCAGAAAAAGGCTTTTCCTTTGGTGCGCCAACAGAATTAGAAACAGAAATTGCAAAATTTATCATCGAAAATGTTCCGAATATTGATCAAATCAGAATGGTTTCCTCAGGTACAGAAGCTTGTATGAGCGCCATCAGATTAGCAAGAGGTTATACAGGAAGAGAAAAAATCATCAAATTTGAAGGTTGCTATCATGGTCATTCTGATTCATTTTTGATCAAAGCAGGAAGTGGAGCTGCCACTTTTGGGAACCCAAATTCTCCAGGAGTAACTTCTGGAACTGCAAAAGATACGCTTTTAGCAAAATACAATGATATAGAACAAGTAGAGGATTTGTTCCGTCATAATCAAGGTGAGATTGCTGCGATAATTGTAGAACCCGTTGCTGGAAATATGGGTTGCGTTTTGCCAGAAAATAATTTTCTTCAAAATTTAAGAAAAGTTTGTGATGAAAACGGCGCCTTATTGATTTTTGATGAAGTGATGACTGGTTTCAGATTGGCTTTCGGTGGAGCGCAAGAAGTTTTTAATGTAAAAGCAGATATTGTGACTTACGGAAAAGTAATTGGCGGAGGAATGCCAGTTGGTGCTTTTGCGGCAAGAAACGAAATTATGAATAAACTTTCGCCACGAGGTGATGTGTATCAAGCCGGAACTTTAAGCGGAAATCCTCTAGCAATGAGAGCAGGTCTTACAACGCTTCAACTCATCAAAAACAATCCTAATTTCTACGAAAAACTCAATAAAACTACAGAAACGCTTGATTTTGAAATTGGCAAAATTCTCAATGCAAAAGGAATTGCCCATAAAATCAATAGAAAAGGAAGTATGATGAGCATTTTCTTCCATACGAATAGGGTTTCTAATTTTGAGGAAGCTGCAGATTCTAACCATTCATTATTCAATAATTTCTTCCATCAATTGTTGGCTCAAGGAATTTATCTTCCGCCAAGTGGTTACGAAACGTGGTTTATTTCTGATTCGATTAACGAAACCGAAATTGATAAAACGCTTGAAGCCGTAAGAAATTTTGATTATTCAGATAAAGTTGAAGACTAA
- a CDS encoding 1-aminocyclopropane-1-carboxylate deaminase/D-cysteine desulfhydrase, whose product MNLPKHKIPIIEIPIGKKVRLFIKREDLTHPEISGNKYWKMFYNIKKYLEKEVSERKIITFGGAFSNHIAAAAALGKEFDIETQGIIRGDELENTWQENPTLSLAHQNGMTFRFVTRETYRDKETLMKNLQEEFPESLVVPEGGTNENAVEGIQFMLNEETQDFDYLCSAIGTGGTISGISKYAEKHQKVLGFKAVKDESLEKRILNFSKRQNFTIFDASDGGFGKITDENIRFINKFYQDFGIVLEPVYTGKMLRKIFELIEEDYFPENSKILAFHTGGLQGIKGANEMLKKKNRNLILLHDKN is encoded by the coding sequence ATGAATTTACCCAAACATAAAATTCCAATTATAGAAATTCCTATCGGAAAAAAAGTAAGACTTTTCATCAAAAGAGAAGACCTTACCCATCCCGAAATTTCAGGAAATAAATATTGGAAAATGTTTTACAATATCAAAAAATATTTAGAAAAAGAAGTTTCTGAAAGGAAAATCATTACTTTCGGAGGTGCGTTTTCTAATCATATTGCAGCAGCGGCTGCTTTGGGAAAAGAATTTGATATCGAAACTCAAGGAATTATCAGAGGAGATGAATTAGAAAACACTTGGCAAGAAAATCCTACACTTTCTTTAGCGCACCAAAACGGAATGACTTTCAGATTTGTAACCCGAGAAACTTATAGAGACAAGGAAACTTTGATGAAAAACCTTCAAGAAGAATTCCCCGAAAGTTTGGTAGTTCCAGAAGGAGGAACTAATGAAAATGCGGTGGAGGGAATTCAGTTTATGCTCAATGAAGAAACTCAAGATTTTGACTATCTTTGCAGCGCTATAGGAACAGGAGGAACCATTTCTGGAATCTCTAAATATGCAGAAAAACATCAAAAAGTGTTAGGTTTCAAAGCCGTGAAAGATGAATCTTTAGAAAAAAGGATTTTAAATTTTTCTAAAAGACAAAATTTCACCATTTTTGATGCTTCTGATGGCGGTTTTGGCAAAATAACAGACGAAAATATTCGTTTTATAAATAAATTTTATCAAGATTTTGGCATTGTTTTAGAGCCTGTTTACACTGGAAAAATGCTCAGGAAGATTTTTGAACTCATAGAAGAAGATTATTTTCCAGAAAATAGCAAGATTTTAGCTTTTCATACAGGAGGTTTGCAAGGAATAAAAGGTGCAAACGAAATGTTGAAAAAGAAAAACAGAAATTTAATTTTATTACATGACAAAAATTAA
- a CDS encoding malate dehydrogenase, whose protein sequence is MKVTVVGAGAVGASCAEYIAMKNFCSEVVLVDIKEGFAEGKAMDLMQTASLNGFDTKITGTTGDYSKTAGSDVAVITSGIPRKPGMTREELIGINAGIVKDVTANLVKHSPNVTIIVVSNPMDTMAYLVHKTSGLPKHKIIGMGGALDSARFKYRLAEALEAPISDVDGMVIAAHSDTGMLPLLSKATRNGVPVTSFLSEEQQAYVVEETKVGGATLTKLLGTSAWYAPGAAVSVMVQAIACDQKKMIPCSLMLDGEYGQSDICLGVPAIIGKNGVEKIVEIELTEAEKEKFATAAAAVREVNGDLKF, encoded by the coding sequence ATGAAAGTAACTGTAGTTGGAGCAGGAGCTGTAGGTGCATCTTGCGCAGAATATATTGCTATGAAAAACTTCTGTTCAGAAGTAGTTTTAGTAGATATTAAAGAAGGTTTTGCTGAAGGTAAAGCAATGGATTTAATGCAAACTGCTTCTTTGAATGGTTTTGATACTAAAATTACGGGAACAACTGGTGATTATAGTAAAACTGCTGGTTCAGATGTAGCGGTAATCACTTCTGGTATTCCTAGAAAACCAGGAATGACTAGAGAAGAGTTAATCGGTATCAATGCAGGAATTGTAAAAGATGTAACGGCTAACTTAGTAAAACATTCTCCTAATGTAACCATTATCGTGGTTTCTAACCCAATGGATACTATGGCTTACCTAGTTCACAAAACTTCTGGTTTACCAAAACATAAAATCATTGGAATGGGAGGAGCTCTAGATTCTGCAAGATTCAAATACAGATTAGCAGAAGCTTTAGAAGCTCCAATTTCTGATGTAGACGGAATGGTAATTGCAGCACACTCAGATACTGGTATGCTTCCTTTATTGTCTAAAGCAACTAGAAATGGTGTTCCTGTAACTTCTTTCTTGTCTGAAGAACAACAAGCGTATGTAGTAGAAGAAACTAAAGTAGGTGGGGCTACATTAACTAAATTATTAGGAACTTCAGCCTGGTATGCACCAGGTGCAGCAGTTTCTGTAATGGTTCAGGCAATTGCTTGTGACCAAAAGAAAATGATTCCTTGTTCACTTATGTTAGACGGAGAATATGGACAATCTGACATTTGTTTAGGTGTTCCTGCGATTATCGGGAAAAATGGAGTAGAAAAAATAGTAGAAATTGAATTAACTGAAGCAGAAAAAGAAAAATTTGCAACTGCAGCAGCAGCGGTAAGAGAAGTAAATGGAGATTTAAAATTCTAA
- a CDS encoding glucosaminidase domain-containing protein, protein MKKLILIFSIALFSNIQAQTWKTEDQYIQRFAQYAVEEMELYNIPASITLAQGLLETGGGQSRLAQEGKNHFGIKCKENWTGKTMKHTDDAPNECFRVYEDPRESYRDHSLFLVNRPFYKNLFQLDPKDYNAWAHGLKKAGYATNPRYAYILIDKIQKYKLFEFDYIKKEQVTEKLLALYPDLVNDKEFLAKNLPTPKKEEAPKVVIDAPEPKKLTKEEVLLSVLMKAHPNEALRYIVIPMEPDYDDASEVSLQDISKKYGVSTSKLMKWNELSSQTLKEGQILFLEKKNSSGSVETYRAEKGDNMYSIAQKFAIRLDKLYDKNRMEYGDKVKEGQLIYLKNRKPR, encoded by the coding sequence ATGAAGAAACTCATTTTAATATTTTCAATTGCCTTGTTTTCAAATATCCAAGCCCAAACTTGGAAAACCGAAGACCAATACATTCAGCGATTTGCACAATATGCTGTAGAAGAAATGGAATTATACAATATTCCCGCTTCTATTACTTTGGCGCAAGGACTTTTAGAAACAGGAGGTGGTCAGTCTAGATTGGCACAAGAAGGGAAAAATCACTTCGGGATTAAGTGTAAAGAAAACTGGACGGGCAAAACTATGAAACATACAGATGACGCACCAAATGAATGTTTCCGTGTGTATGAAGATCCTAGAGAATCTTACAGAGACCATTCTTTGTTTTTGGTGAATCGTCCTTTTTACAAAAATTTATTTCAACTTGACCCAAAAGATTATAACGCTTGGGCTCATGGTTTGAAAAAGGCAGGTTATGCGACCAATCCTAGATACGCTTATATTTTGATTGATAAAATTCAGAAATATAAACTTTTTGAATTTGACTATATCAAAAAAGAACAAGTCACCGAAAAACTTTTGGCTTTGTATCCTGATTTGGTGAATGATAAAGAATTTTTAGCTAAAAATTTGCCAACTCCTAAAAAAGAAGAGGCTCCAAAAGTCGTAATCGATGCTCCAGAACCTAAAAAATTGACTAAAGAAGAAGTTTTATTATCGGTTCTGATGAAAGCACATCCTAATGAAGCTTTGAGATATATTGTAATTCCGATGGAACCAGATTATGACGATGCTTCGGAAGTAAGCTTACAAGATATTTCTAAAAAATATGGCGTTTCTACTTCTAAATTGATGAAATGGAACGAGCTTTCTTCTCAAACTTTAAAAGAAGGACAAATTCTCTTCCTCGAAAAGAAAAATTCTAGCGGAAGTGTAGAAACGTATCGCGCCGAAAAAGGAGATAATATGTATTCTATCGCTCAGAAATTTGCAATAAGACTCGATAAACTTTATGACAAAAACCGCATGGAATATGGAGATAAAGTAAAAGAAGGGCAATTAATTTATCTTAAAAACAGAAAACCTAGATAA